CACTCGTCGCCCGCACCCACGCGCAGATCCAGGCCCTGCTCGGCGCGTACGCGCCGCGGCTGCCCGAGCGGGAGCTCGAACTCGTCGCGATGGTGACCCTCGCCGCCTACAAGGGCGTGCTCCCGCTGCTGGTCTCGGCGGAGGACGCCGACGTGCCCGCGCTGAGGCGGGAGCTGACCGCCCTGCTGATCGGCTACTTCGGCCAGGTGACCGGGCGGAGGGCGTAGCGCTGCGAGCGGGGTCGGGTCAGCGGACGTCGACCAGCCCGTAGCCGTAGTAGGCGCCGCCGGGGCAGTCCTTGCCGCCGGGCGTGTGCGAGGGGCAGCCGAGCGGCAGCGCCTGCTGTTCGAGCAGTTTCGCCAGCGCCGCACCGCGGACGCCAGGGTGCCGGGCCGCGTCGACCGCGGCCACGCCGCTGACGTGCGCGGCCGCCATCGAGGTCCCGGCCAGTGCCGCGTAGCGTCCGCCCGGCCAGGCGGAGACGACCGCCTGCGCCATCCCGCCGTCGGGGTCGCCGCCGGGAGCGGCCAGGACCACCTGTCCCGCGCCCCAGTTGGAGTACGCGGCCAGACTGCCGTCCTGCACCAGCGCCGTCACGTCCAGCACACCGGGCAGACCGCCGGGCAGCCGGATGCAGTCCTTGCCGAGATGCCGCACCGGCGGGGGGCTGCTGTCGACGCGGTCGTTCGGGCTCCGGTCGTCGACCCGCGGGCCGTCCAGGTCCTGTGCGTCGTTCCCGGCCGACGCGACGACGACGGCGCCCTTGTTCTGCGCGTAGCGCACGGCGCGTCCGACGGCGGCGATGATGGCGGCCTGGTCCGCGTCGTCGGGGCAGTTGTACTTCCACGGATCGGCGAAGTAGCTGTCGTTGATCACCCGGGCGCCGTGGTCCGCGGCCCACAGGAAGCCGCAGACGATGTTCTCGCCGTAGTACTGCCCGGCGTCGCCCAGCAGCCGCACCGCGGCTATCCGCGCGCCGGGCGCGACCCCGACGACGCCGTCCCCGGGCCTGTTGCCCGCGATGATCCCGCTGACGTGGGTGCCGTGACCGCTCTCGCCGAGCCCGGGGTCGGGACGCCAGGCGCCGGCCCGGGTGTCCGGCGAGCCGGTCGCGCACGAGGCCGAACGGCGCGGGTCCACGGCGCTGCGCAGGTCGGGATGGGTGTCGTCGACCCCGGAGTCCAGCACGGCGACGACCACGCCGCCGAGCGCGGCGACGTCGGCGGCGGGCAGCCGGGCGCTCTCGCCGACCATGTTCTGGTTCCACTGGAGCCGGCCGTGCGGGTCGGGTGCCATCGGGATGTCGTCGGCGGTGGCCCCCTCCGCGGAGACGCTCTGGGCCATCAGCCCGACGCCCCCGCCGTGCGGGTCGGGCACCGGAGCGGTCCGGCTCGCCCCGGCGGCGGCGATGCCGTCGTGCCGGCGCACCCGGACCCCGAAGTCGGTCGCCGAGGCGTACGCGAGCACGACGCCGATCTGTGGGTACTCCTGCCCGACGATGCCCTGCTCGGCCC
This genomic interval from Streptacidiphilus rugosus AM-16 contains the following:
- a CDS encoding S8 family peptidase, giving the protein MARVAKGLRSATARCAIVLAMVTLLLGGAVPYVGGTGRLYLAYLVVAAEPNAGGITVADDAIRAEQGIVGQEYPQIGVVLAYASATDFGVRVRRHDGIAAAGASRTAPVPDPHGGGVGLMAQSVSAEGATADDIPMAPDPHGRLQWNQNMVGESARLPAADVAALGGVVVAVLDSGVDDTHPDLRSAVDPRRSASCATGSPDTRAGAWRPDPGLGESGHGTHVSGIIAGNRPGDGVVGVAPGARIAAVRLLGDAGQYYGENIVCGFLWAADHGARVINDSYFADPWKYNCPDDADQAAIIAAVGRAVRYAQNKGAVVVASAGNDAQDLDGPRVDDRSPNDRVDSSPPPVRHLGKDCIRLPGGLPGVLDVTALVQDGSLAAYSNWGAGQVVLAAPGGDPDGGMAQAVVSAWPGGRYAALAGTSMAAAHVSGVAAVDAARHPGVRGAALAKLLEQQALPLGCPSHTPGGKDCPGGAYYGYGLVDVR